Within the Medicago truncatula cultivar Jemalong A17 chromosome 4, MtrunA17r5.0-ANR, whole genome shotgun sequence genome, the region TCAATCAGCCCAGCTGCTTATTTTAataaacttttcattttttataatgaaCTTTCGATTTTCTTCAATTGAAGTTGCACTGTGTACGATGCACCCCATTGAAGAAGATACCTTGGTGATTCCCTTACATCGATCATTAGAAAACACTGGTAATCTTATTTTTGTTGGGATCATGTTAGATGCTACCTCAATATGCCAAACAACTAAAAATCTATTTTGTATTAGATATTAAATACCTGGTTATAAAACTTCTCTGGATTTTCCTCCCGCAGATTATGGATGTCCAAAGCAACCTTTGCATCACAACCAATTCCTAATACCAAATACTTGTTAGATACAAAACTAGTCATGATGATGCCAGAGTAGCTATAGCTTGAAAACCAGCAGATAACTTAGTCTAATAAAAATCAGCAGGAATGCATCTAATAtctaattaattattcaaaataaaGGCAGATaactgataaagaagaatgacTTATACTGATATAAGTACATTCATGAGAATACAGTCGGAATGGTGCCTGAGTTGAATGCTTAAATCTACTTAAGTTAAACCTCAGATTTGGCTCCTCTGTAATGAGAGTTGCACTTTAGAGGATAAAAGGCAGAATCAAAGCGTTTATATTAAAAACAGCTGTTGGATTTTAGAATCAccatagttttctttttttgacaaaacttcACCGTAGTTTGCCATACATATGCATGTATTCCATACTAATTTTCAAAATTCCAAACAATGATTATAGCTTATGCATTTAAAGCATTAAAGGAGCCGAATCCCCAACCTCATTTCAAACACCCGACACAGTCAGAGTAGAATCAGAATTGAAAGGATAAAGATGTAACTAGACAAAGCACAAATTAATACAAACAAATAGACCCTTCAATTTGTATCAACCATATTAAGACTCAAACTAGAGTACCAGACCATGACATAAAGCTCTAAAGGCGTCTCTCTCATCATCTTTAATCCACCCACCCCTATCCACCACCCAAAAGGAACCAGCTCTCAAGTAAAGTTTACAGAACTGACTTACCAAATATTTCAAAACAATACATTTAAATGTAATTCATAGGAACTATGAGGAAAATGCATTCACATACCAAGATAATTGTTCATAAACTTTGGTGGTTGGAGTTGTTGCTTTCCTTGTGGGTTACTGATTGTTACCTTCCACCGGTCAAGAATAGTAACCGCGGCATGTTCTATATGATGCAGAATTGTGGTAAGACCCCCTTGCCTCTCCACTGGGCCCAAGCCACCTCCCCAAGAGAGAACTCTAGCGAGATCATTTCCAGTACCAGCGGGAAGAATAGCAACTGGGGGAGGGgaatcaaaattttgtttttctattgcATTCAGAACCCATCCAACAGTACCATCTCCGCCGCATACAAGAACTCTGAAGTGAGGCACCTTTCTGAACAAATAAAGTCCCATCTCTGGTCCCTGTGATGAGCTCAACTCAAACACCTAGGCAAAACAAAGGAAGGTTCAACAATCACATTGCCAAAGAGTATTCACAATAAGTAAGAGGACCGTTTTCTCCATTTTTAGGAGTCTTTCATGAATACCAATAGAAGATAGCaactattataattttgttatgtatgcgtaatttcataaaaatagacGAGTACTTGATGGATAGCTGTGCCATATTAGCCCCAATTCATAAATCTAGTGAGAAATAAAGGCTGCAAGCATTGCAGTGAATAACATTGAAATCAACCAAGAAAACTAAATGATAACCAGATATTGTAATATGTAGCAGAGTAACAAACCTGAACAGGATTTAAAAGAATGTTCATGCGCAGCCTAAGTGAGTCTCCACGCTGGGCACCACtcttcttatttataaaaactaaCACTGGCCTTGCATCTGGGGGCATACCAGTCAACTCATAATTCTGTCTCACTCCTAACACCTGGGACTCTTCCTTTTGACTTAAAGATGATGAATTGCGTGTGAGACTGGGGGCATACCTTTCTACTTCACTATCTTGACGCTGCAACTCTTTATTTGAGCCAACACTATTTTTTTCCTCCATTACATTATGTCCATTAGCTATTTGATGAGAATCTGCAGTGCTTTCTGTGGATATGTCACCAGTGCTCTCACTATTCCCAGATTCAGCCGGTATTTCATTTCCATGCTTGTACTTTTTGCTCTGGCTCCTAATACTTGCCCGAACTGAAGATGCTATCTCATTTGCACCATGGGTAATTGAGCTAAGAAAACCACCGGACAAGTTCCTGTTCAATTCCTTCACATGCAGAGGAGACAGTATTAATCTTTTAAAAGGGCCCAAATCACATATATCACCTGTTTCATTAGACATTGGACCATGACAATCAACGTGTACCAAACGTTGGCACCACAAGCAATACCATATAGGGGAACCGCTAAGGAAGGTCCCACCACACGGCTCTTCACAGTAACTACAGAAAGTAGTTTCATCAGGCTGGTCAGCTACGTCTGTCCAACGAACAGCCCACTGGTGCACGACATGCTCAAATCCAATCATAGAAACACACTTACAGTCCTTGTGTGCACTAGAAGAACAACTTAGATGAGATACTGCACCACAAATACAACACCGGTGGATAAAACTATCTGAAGCTACTATAGGTCCAAGAGTTTGAGAGGGTGACATGGACTTAAAGCATACACAGCAATTTGAATTCTTTGCACGAGATACCGATTCTAAACCCCAAGTATGAGGGGCCACAGGAACTTTGTGTTTTGCCTTAGGGTTTTTCTTAGATCTGGCTATAGCTTTCATCCAACTTAGATTAATGTTTCTCCTCCATTGAAAAGCCGTATAGGCTATAGTCAAAATTCCAACCAGGGCAGCAACGAAACAAGATATAATGAAAATCCGATCGGTTGGATTTTTTGTATTCCATGTATGGAGGAACAACTCAAAATCTATGTCGTCATCCATTCCTCGACTATGTAATTCTATCTAACTCGCTTGATCGTGGAAAACAAAACCAAGTTAATGTGCGATTGTTCACCAAAATTCATATGTAGGCAATGAAATGGTGTGTAATATATAACTAAGAAAAcgtattgaagaagaaaaacattcCTGATCCCCAAATTTAGTCCAAAACATGTTCTGTCTGATAAGTTGAAATTTTGAAGCCCTGAGTAAGGGTATGAAAGATAAGCATGCAAAATACCtgtatcaaaaacaaaattaaaattaaaataaaaatagtaagaATTTAGTAATCTAGTGTTGCAACTTAGGAGTTCCTAATTAATCATCATCAATTATTATTGCACATATTTGAAACAGAAAGCTTCatattaaaagagaaatgaaaacAGTAACATCAGTTTACCACAAACCAACATGTTTCCAATGACTAATcgagcacaaaaaaaaaaattaaaaaattaaaaaaataaaagagagatatttgatgaattgtgacataaataaataaaataaaataaaaagtagctTACAGTAGCGGTTGCGGCAGAGATATTGAAATGAATAGAAGAAACCCTAGTTATGTTGATCGATcgagaaagagagagagttatAGTTTGGATTGAATAGAATAGAATGAATAATAAACCGAAACTTCAAAACAAGGGAAAGATGCAATGTGTGTTTCAGTAAATCCCCACAACACAACGTAcctttttttattcctttcttTGATGTACAATAGAAAGTACCTTTTCCTTAACAAGAGAGGAAACTAAATCTTTAtttcttgatttattttatgaaagaaaatataaaaccGAAACAAaactagatttatttttattttatttttaagtacaAAGGACAGCCCAAAGTTTTTTTAccgccattttttttttttcaaggaacCGCCAATGTTATAAAagtgaatttattattatttcttttttgaaagaatttaattatttgttttatcaaTCTTAcgaaatttcaacaaaaagaaaaataaagtctGTGTAAGAAtcatttccataaaaaattaaacattctaaataatttttattaagaagagtttattagtttaattacttaatttaaaaataaatttaattatgataaaaaaacaaaatgatttgtttttatcagatacataataaaaagaaaaattataaatggcataaatcatataaacaaaaataatagttaaaaaGATGATGTATGTAGACTAGATTTTAatctatatatattaatttttcaattatcatttttatttatattttattctccatgttgtcattttatttaattaattaaaactaaaatgaaattgagGAGATTCCAGATTCCATAGAGGCACACGCACGAATCCGATTGTTTGAGCTGTAAATGACAAAAACAgccttaaattaaataaaatataattccCAATTAATCTAAAATCTTTGCAATCAGGTGGTGGTGGACTCAACAATGGAAACCCTAAACTCAGAACCAACGTCTCCTTTAAGAATAATTGATTCCAAACTTCAAATCTCTTCTCCACTTCCATCGTCGATGCTCAGGCTATGGAGGCAAGCTGCGCAACGGAATCTGAGGAACCAATGGTCACAATTGGCACCTCTCAAGGATAAATGGTCCTCCATTTCTTCCTCAGCAAGATCTTATGCCACTGCTCTCGTCAACTCTCATCTTTTTCAAAGGTATATATATTAATCCCTCAAATTTCATATTCTAGATTATTGATTTTGCATTTCATTTGGTAGGTACATGCCTAATATGAAGTTAGGTGTTTTGAGCGATATGCCTGATATCCGAAAGAGAGCTTGTTTCAAACTATTCAAGCAGCAGGTATGATATGGTTGATTTAAGTGTACTGCTTCTCTTTCTACTTGTACTTTTGCAAATCATACTCAACACTATTATTTGAATTTCGGATTTATTTAAGTCAAATCTTTGCACTTAGCTTTTAAGCTACACTCAATGACCCCGATCTGTATTTCATAATACATTTctttaggagaaaaagaaactGAATGCAGCTGAGCTTGTCATGAGTCTAGCTAGAGAGGTCATAAGTTTAGTTCGTAGCGCActggaaaaaaatgaaagaaatactTTCCTTCATAATGCTACTTTTAAGATAGAGAAAAATCAAGAAACAGAGCTTGGCTCAAGTGGCTAGAGGTCAAAGGTTTAATTCCAAGTGTATTGAGAAACTGCAAAGAAACATTTTGTAATGAAGTGCTACTTCTCTGCCGCCCTGTCAACATTATGTTTTTTCGCTTTCATTCACCACATTATATTTTCACTTTGTTTCCTGTTTTTCAAAGATTTAAGctgaaaatggtgaaaaaaagaaaaaaatctcgCTTTTTTGTTTAACTTCGTAAAAATGTCAAGAACCTTAAGTGAAAACTAagtggcttttttttttttttttgtaattaaaattgaaatcaagaaacaaaatcaattaacattttcttaaaCTGGACAAACTCTTATCGTCCCTCAAGCAGTATTAGTTATATCCTCTAATAAAATCtattcttttgtcaaaaaaagaataacCTTAAAATATGTGTCGTCGTTTTAATACCCAGTTATGTGCTTAATTCACCTGTTCCAGGAGCTACAGAGGAGCCAGTTATTGCAATCTTATAAGGACATGGTATGCACTTGTATCCTTGTTTTATTTCAACTTGAAATGTGTATATATTTGTGCTTGCAAAGTAATGTAATGAACATACAAATTTTGGCATGCATAACTACTTAAACTGCTCGTTAATCTGAAAAATCACAAGTGTTATAGATGCCATATAATTTTATTTCCAATGATTTCCATGTTTTCATTCAAGAAAGATGGAAAAACCCAGACATGTAATGATATTCTGAAACCAGGGACGCTGTTAAAACTATTTGATCAAAAATGGAAATTTGCAATTTACGAGTATTTCTGGAAAATTTAGTTGTCTCATTGACATAACTGTATTTATCAGAGGTGATTGTTTACTGAATGGTACTGGAGTTATAGTATATTAGTGTATTTTCACTGTGACTTTAGGTGGGCGTTGTAAGTAAAATGGTCAATGTTAGCAGATCAATGAAGTGTTATTCCAGAGGATCAAACAATAGTCCATTGTTACAATTTTCCAATTACCCTAAAGACCAAAGTAACTCTGGAGATGGTGGAGGAATTCCGGTATTTGCATTCTTATCAATCTCTTCACATGGTATGATAACATTCACAATTTAACAATTTTGCGTCAATCATTTATAGGTAATAGTAGGTCTATGTTCTTGTAACTGAAGACCGTTGTTAActtttttatacattttcaattttttcagtTGTATTTATGTGTATATTTTCACTTAAGGAAGTAATAGTAGATCTAGCTTGgaatagaaaaatattgttcaacttttaatccatctggaaaagtattttttttcattttaaatattatataattaccaaaaatttaatttatagagAAGTTTCAGTATACAAAACTAAAACCTTTTCCCACTGGGACGAGTCGTGTTAATGATTGACGGTTTATTTCCAAATCATTCTTAATAGTTCACTGCATAATTTTTTCCTGAGTAAGTAAAGAGAGTACTGGAAAATTTCTCATGTGTTACAATTTGCATGCCTTGTGCTAAACCGACATTCCTTGTTCGATTTCTTATTCATTCTATTTAAATAGAAGTCACGTGTTTCCAATACCCGTCTCCACAGCACTTACTttcaatttttgtcttttttgacTTCATAATTAAGACTGTATCATGTGCAATCAACATTGAGATTGTGTTTTACTTCCTCTCCCTCCCCTTAAGTTAGGTAGAAAATTGTTATGTAATCTAAGTTAGAATACATGCTTGTTTTGTCTTTCTGATAGaattatcattttcttaattaccATGCATGGTTAAAcaataattgaagttttgaCTAGTCCAAATGAAGCAGAATATGAAACTATTAtaggaaaaacataaaaagcTAGAAAACACTTGAATCATGAAATTCCACCATACGAGTCATATCTTTAAAAATATCGAATGGAAACAGAGTTTAGTTGTCTTCCTTAAATTGAGTTCCCTGACAAAATTATTTTCACTTAAGTTACTTTACTTTACATGTTTTGAAATTTCAGAGCAATTGGTGGAGGAGCTGGTTCAGATGTTCAGATTTGAACTGTGTTTGAAGGTAAATTGCAATTTTTGCAAGGATTTAATTGATATGCACTAGtagtgtaaatattttttacacaatCGATCAATCATAAGCATTGCatcattaaatatatttgacttCAATCACGTTTATCTTAAATGTCATACAAATGTTGATTTGTGATTGTTTGACCgtgtaaaaagttttacactgaGGTGCATTAAAACTAATTTCTTTttgagattgtttttttttcatcttacaTTGTTTTCTGACTTCCTTTATTATTATTGGGGAACATAATTAAAATGTGCAGCGCCTACTTGTTCTTCAATTTATTTCCATTGGTTATGATGCTTCACAAGTAAACAAGTTGCATTGGTCAGCTCAACTTTATGCCGATGAATTCAAAGATTTGAGTGACTGCAATCTGTTCTGTGAGGTGACTTGTGTACCAGTTCCACCAAGATTGAGGGACGGGAAATCTGACATGGGTGCTTTAAGATTCGACAACCAACCCAACCCAGAGGTTTTACAGGTTTGTATTTCTGCATTCATGGTAAAGTATCTATATTGAGGTTTAAAATTGTAAGGTTGATATGTAGCTATTGATTTGATGCTCCAAAGCTACTGTTATGTGGAAAACTAAATTTACTTTTCATCTCCCAAGTCATAGCTTGACTGCCTTACATCTGCAAATTGCACgggcataatttttttttagtaaaaatggGAAATTATCTTGGGACATTTTCtctggtaaaaaaaatttgtcgtCGAGAACGTTGGAAAAAGGGTTACTTTGGGGATTTGTAGTGAATTCCTACTTTCAAACCCTTCAGTAAATTACTTAGGCCAATTGGacattgctttttttttataaaaaaaaattaggtgcatTTT harbors:
- the LOC25493874 gene encoding diacylglycerol kinase 1, with translation MDDDIDFELFLHTWNTKNPTDRIFIISCFVAALVGILTIAYTAFQWRRNINLSWMKAIARSKKNPKAKHKVPVAPHTWGLESVSRAKNSNCCVCFKSMSPSQTLGPIVASDSFIHRCCICGAVSHLSCSSSAHKDCKCVSMIGFEHVVHQWAVRWTDVADQPDETTFCSYCEEPCGGTFLSGSPIWYCLWCQRLVHVDCHGPMSNETGDICDLGPFKRLILSPLHVKELNRNLSGGFLSSITHGANEIASSVRASIRSQSKKYKHGNEIPAESGNSESTGDISTESTADSHQIANGHNVMEEKNSVGSNKELQRQDSEVERYAPSLTRNSSSLSQKEESQVLGVRQNYELTGMPPDARPVLVFINKKSGAQRGDSLRLRMNILLNPVQVFELSSSQGPEMGLYLFRKVPHFRVLVCGGDGTVGWVLNAIEKQNFDSPPPVAILPAGTGNDLARVLSWGGGLGPVERQGGLTTILHHIEHAAVTILDRWKVTISNPQGKQQLQPPKFMNNYLGIGCDAKVALDIHNLREENPEKFYNQFMNKVLYAREGAKSIMDRTFEDFPWQIRVEVDGVEIEVPEDAEGVLVANIGSYMGGVDLWQNEDENYDNFDPQSMHDKILEVVSISGTWHLGKLQVGLSRARRLAQGQSIKIQLFAKFPVQIDGEPWFQEPCTVSIAHHGQAFMLKRAAEEPLGHAAAMITDVLENAETNNLINASQKRALLHEMALRLS
- the LOC25493875 gene encoding uncharacterized protein, encoding METLNSEPTSPLRIIDSKLQISSPLPSSMLRLWRQAAQRNLRNQWSQLAPLKDKWSSISSSARSYATALVNSHLFQRYMPNMKLGVLSDMPDIRKRACFKLFKQQELQRSQLLQSYKDMVGVVSKMVNVSRSMKCYSRGSNNSPLLQFSNYPKDQSNSGDGGGIPVFAFLSISSHEQLVEELVQMFRFELCLKRLLVLQFISIGYDASQVNKLHWSAQLYADEFKDLSDCNLFCEVTCVPVPPRLRDGKSDMGALRFDNQPNPEVLQVYLTSWLAEVNINTLRVNEIFAVVGEEMHVSIG